The Salinirubellus salinus genome segment CGATGTCGTCGGACTCGGGCATCCCCTCGACGTCGTGCTCGGGGTCGACGAGGACGGGCACGCCGGTCTGGCCGCTGACCTCCTTCACCTCCGTCCGCTCGGCGTGCGAGCGAGGGACCATGATGGAGTCGTACTCGAGGCCGAGTTCGTCGAGTTTCGCGGTGACCTTCGCGCAGTACGGGCAGCCCTCCAGTTCGTAGAGTGTGAGGTTCGCCATTCGAGCCGGT includes the following:
- a CDS encoding glutathione S-transferase N-terminal domain-containing protein, coding for MANLTLYELEGCPYCAKVTAKLDELGLEYDSIMVPRSHAERTEVKEVSGQTGVPVLVDPEHDVEGMPESDDIVAYLEETYGAGASA